Genomic DNA from uncultured Methanospirillum sp.:
AGCCACAAAGTCATTTATTGCTCAGTTGGGTGTCCTTTTACAGATTGCTAATCTCGTGTCTGGTCAGACAAATGATGAACATCTCTCGCATGCTGGTGTTGCCATTGAAAAGGTTCTTCTTTTGAATCTTGAGAATGCTGTGTCTCTCTGCAGCAGAGCGCAGCATATCTTCTATGTTGGCAGAGGTGCGTTTTACCCGGTTATGATGGAGGGTGCACTGAAGATGAAGGAGATCTCGTACATCCATGCTGAAGCGTATGCTGCCGGTGAGATCAAGCATGGACCATTTTCCCTACTCTCACATGAAACTCCGGTGGTGGCGACCTGCCCTCCTGGCCCTGCTTATGCAGTCATGCTTGGGAATCTCAAGGAGATGAAGGCAAGAGGGACTCCAATCATCGCCATCGGTTCAGGAGATGATACTGAACTGTCCGAACTGGTAGATGTTCTGATCCCTCTTGATGAGAAAGATATATGTCTGCAGATCGTGGCAGTAACGGTCATTTTGCAGCAACTTGCATACTACACTGCAGCCCGTCTTGGGCGTGAGATTGACAAGCCCCGCAATCTTGCGAAAAGTGTGACCGTCGAGTGAATCGCAAGTTCCAAAAAAATTTTATGATAGAAAAATCAGTGATGATTGTGGGCCCCTCTCCCCGTTTTCTTTCAGGTATCAGTTATTACACGCTCCGCCTCTCTAATGCTCTCGCAGACCACAACAAGGTAACCAGCATTCTCTTCAGGCATATGCTCCCTCAACGACTCTTTCCGGGTTGGAAGAGAGTGGGAACTGATTTGACATCCATGAAATTTAGTGGGATAATTAGATTACTGGAAATTCTTGACTGGTATAATCCATCCACCTGGATCAAGGCTTCGAATGAGTTCCGGAATGCCGATGTTATCATTCTGGAGTGGTGGACTTCCAGCGTAGCACACATGTACCTTTCCCTGCTCCTCCTGAATCGCACAAAAAAGCCGGTCATGATAGAGTTTCATGAGGTTGTTGATCCACTCGAGTTTTCTGTCGGTCCCATTCGTGTGTATGCCAGGGTAATGGGGAGGCTGATCAGGCGGATGGCCTGTCGGTATGTGGTCCATTCTGAACATGATCGCCAGCTCATCGCTTCTCACTACCGGATTCCTGAATATAAAATCGGGGTGATCCCTCACGGTCTTTACGATCAGTATCCGGTTCTTGATCATGATAACTCCAAGAGATCTCTCATGGCAGAGGGCTGTTTTGTCTTTCTGTTCTTCGGGTTAATCAGGCCATATAAGGGGGTCATTCACCTGATTCATGCCTTTGAGATGCTCCCTGATACAGTCAGGGATCACTCACTCCTGTACATCGTTGGGGAGGCTTGGGAGGATCATGCTTCGCTTGATGCAGTCTCCCGGTCACCTGCTAAAGACCGGATACGACTTTTGAATAAGTATGCTTCCGACGATGAGATCCCCCTCTATTTCTCGGCTGCAGATGTGCTGGTTCTTCCGTATACGCGGGCATCACAGAGCGGGGTTGCACATATCGGCATATCATATGGTCTCCCCATCATTGCATCACAGGTAGGAGGACTATCAGAGAGTCTCTCCGGATATGATGGTTCCACACTTGTTCAGTCAGGCGATGAAAACGAATTAACCCGTGTAATGGAACATACATTTTCATTAGGTTTTCAACGGTATCAGGTTCCGGTGGATCTTCGATGGGACAGTATTGCAACCAAATATGACGCTGAAATATTTTCCATGCTCAATAGAGTACGAACATGAAAATTGCGATCTTATCCTGCCTGGATTTCAGTATTCCCGGGGGAGCAGAACGATTTTTTATCGATATGGCGCTGGCACTTGATGCCACGATTGTGTGTCTGAGTTACGCCCCCTCCCTGGGTGACTGTTATCCTCTGACAAAAAAGGTAAAATTTCACCCTCTCAATGTCTCACTGCCTGATGAACCCCTGAAACAACCGGCTGGGATGCGTCTCTTTCGCTCCCTCAACCTCGAATATGATTTTTATATCGTTACCGATGACATGGCTTTGCGGTTTCTTACCTGCAATGCGCTACACTGCTATGTTATGCTCACTCCCCGGAGGGCCCTCTATGATATGTACTATCAGACCATCGCCGATCTCCCGATGGCAAAGCGTCTGATATATGTACCTGTTCTATCGGTCTTCCGTTTTCTGGATCGGAGATTTGTCAGGAAGCATGTCACTCACATTGCTGCCATCTCTCACAATGTCAGAAACAGGGTCTGGAAGACGTATCAGAAGGAGGCACATGTTCTGTATCCACCGATTCATCTTGAGAATTACAAGAACTTAGGATATGGTGACTACTGGTTGTCAGTCTCCAGGGTTGACAAGTGGAAGAGGATAGAACTCCAGATAGAAGCATTCAGAGAGATGCCTGATAAAAAACTGAAGATTGCAGGTAGGATTTATCCTGCATTTGAGTACCTTGTAACGTCAGCACCCCCGAATGTTGATTTTTTGGGAGTAGTCAGCGATCATGATCTGATAACCCTCTATGGAACATGTCGTGGATTTCTGACAACCGCGATCGACGAGGACTATGGGCTTACCCCACTAGAAGCGATGGCATGTGGCAAGCCTGTGGTGGCTGCAAAGGAAGGAGGATACCTGGAGACGGTGATTGACAAACATACGGGTCTTCTGGTATCGCCGGATCCTCATTCAATCAGTGAAGCTATCATTCAGATAGATAAGAATCCTGAACTGTATGCAGAAGCATCAAGGACCCAGGCTGAACGATTCGATTACAAGTTATTTAAAGAACAACTATCCACGTATGTGCATACGTTGACAGGAGCATGAAGATCATATCAATACCTTGTTTTTACCGGCTCTTGATTCCGGAGATGCTGTAACATGGAGTGGGATGATATTCATGTTCTTATCACTGGTGTCAGTGGATTTGTTGGCTCTTACCTTGCCCGTGATCTGGTAGATAACGGAGCATGTGTGTATGGGCTGGTCAGGCGCCGGGCTGACGGGACTATTCCAAAGAATATCTCTCATAAAAAGATCGAGAAAGCGATCAATTTTGTTGAGGGGAGCCTTGAAGATCTCTCTGGCCTTACCCATGCTATCGATACTGCCGAGCCGGATTATATCTTCCATCTTGCAGCCCAGTCGTTTGTACCCCGTTCGATCTCCCATCCGCTTGAGACTGCCCAGATAAACTGCATCGGAACGATTAACCTGCTTGAGGCTGTCAGGCAGAAAGAGGTTGATCCGGTGATACTATTTGCCGGTACAAGTGAGGAGTATGGTCTTGTTATCAGTTCAGAAGAGCAGCATGAATCGTTAAAACAGAAGTACGGCACTATCTTCCCTGAACCGGTCCGGATACCTGAACTCCCGATATCAGAAAGTAATCCGTTCAGGCCCATGTCCCCGTATGCAGCCAGTAAGGTGTATGGTGAGATTCTTTTCAGGAATTACTACCTGACGTATGGCCTGAAGGGGATGGTCTCCCGTTCTTTTAATCATGAGGGTGCTGGGAGGGGTGACCAGTTTGTCACCTCTGTGATAACAAGACAGGTGACCCAACTTAAGTGCGGTGAGATTGATCAGATCTCCATCGGGAATGTAAATGCGTGCAGAGACTGGTCTCATATTGATGATATCATCGATGGATATCAGATCGTTGCACGAAAAGGGCAGCATGGGGATGTCTACAATGTTGGTTCGAACCGGACCACTTCTGTGCTGAGTTACATCCTCATGAGCATTGAAGCTTCAGGGCACAAAGTACAGGAGATCAGTACAAGTCATTCTGGCAAGATAGTGAACGATCCACTGGAGCCTGATACCTCCCGTGTGTTTGGTGTAGAATTTGAAAAACCCAGGATCGATCAGATGATCCTGACTGATGAGATCTCCTTTGACATTGAGGATGGTGGGATTCTCGTCAGGACTGACGGTCCTGATATCAGGATCCGATTTGATCCGGCCAGGTTCCGTCCATCTGAAGTTCCCATTCTTTTTTCTGATATTTCCAAGGTGAAAAAACTCGGATATCAGGTCAGGTATCAGGTCAGGGATATTATTCGTGATCAGATGAATTTCTTTATGGATTCAAAGAACCGGTGCTTACTCACCTGTTCTGACGACGAGAACAGATCACAGGAGAAAACGATATGAACCCGATAAATTTCAGACAACCACGTGTACTTCTGATTGGGGGGGCTCTCGCACTCATCTCCCTCTTTTCCCTACTTATCAGGATTATCCCGGTCTTCTCAGGGAATACTGACATTCTTTCAAATGTGGGGATGGATGATCCGACCTACCAACTTCGGCGGGTTGAACTCTGCATGGAAAATTTCCCGAGCATCGCCTGGTTTGATCCGATGACATACTTCCCTCAGGGCCAGCCGATGCACTGGGGTCCGCTCTTCCCCCTGATCAGCAGTGCCGTGTGCCTAGTGCTTGGTGCTCATGCACGCCCTGATATCATATCTGTCTGCCTTCTCATCCCTTGTGTGATGGCAGCTATTCTGGTTCCTGTTGTGTTCTTCCTGGTACGGATGATTGCAGACTGGAAGGCCGGACTAGTAGCAGGTTTTTTCATTGCAATCTGTCCAGGCCAGTTCTTCTTCAGATCCTATTACGGGTATTTTGACCACCATATCGGAGAGGTTCTTTTTAGTACCCTTTTTTGCCTTGGGTACCTGGGTGCGGTAGTCTACTGCCGGAAGCATCCTGTTGATATTGCTGATAAGGAGACCTGGAAGACTCCTGCGATATTGGGGCTTATCTGTGGTATTTTGTATGTCCTCGGGCTTGCCCTCATGCCAACGATGATCCTCTTTGCTCTGCTTGTCGGGATGTTCACACCAATCTGGTTTATCATCCAGCGGTACATCGGTCATCTCGGCGCCTCAGCGGTTGTAGTAAATACCGTAACATTTCTGGTTGCAATAATTGGGTTTCTGATCATCGGTGTTCATGGTGAAGGTGGGCTCAACTACTATACAACCGGGCATCTGGTTGCATACTCCCTTATTATCCTTGGAACCTGGATCCTCTTCGGATTCTCATGGGCTCTTCGTGAGCGTCCGTTCTCCCATTACATCCTGTCACTGGTCGGAGTCTCGGTTCTGGGAATTGGACTCTTTGCTCTGCTCTCACCTGAGTTGTTCAATTACCTTCTTGCAAACGCAAATGCATTCTTCGGTCAGGAGATCCACTGGAAGACGATTCAGGAAGCAAGACCCTGGACGTTTGATGATGCCTGGAGAACATTCCAGTACAGTCTGATCCTGTTTGTGATCGGTATCGGAGTCCTTCTGAATAAACTTCGAAAAGAACTCTGCCCATCGTATGTGTTCATCCTGATCTGGTCTCTTGTTGTCCTCTATGCAACAATGCAGCATATCAGGTACGAATATTACCTGGCTGTGCCTGCCGCCATTCTGGGAGGTATCTCCGTGGGGTATGGCATTGATCTCGTTCGAAGGAGTTCACATTCCCAGGTAAAAGAGGAGCCTCCTGCTCATTCCAAGGGTGGAAAGCATAGGGAATCTCAACCGCCAAAGAGGTCTGGAAGTGTGTCAGTCTCTACCGGGAGTATGATATTCCTGGTCGTGGTGATTCTTCTTGGAGCCCTCTTTACCTACAACTCCATCGGGCGTGATCTTGCGATCGGCCAGTTTACTTTGAACCCGGACTGGAGGGAGGCTACCGGCTGGATGGAGAACAACACTCCTGATCCAGGCGTTGATTACTTTACGATCTACCAGAAGGATGCGTGGCAGCCGCCAGCGCAGGCATATGGCGTGATGTCATGGTGGGATTATGGTCATATCATCACCTATCTTGCAAAGCGGATGCCCAATGCAAATCCGTTCCAATACGGGGTGGCAGGAGATTATGGGGCAGCCAGGTTCTTCATCACCACAAATGAATCTGTAGCGTCAGGGATCCTTGATCACCTGAAAACGAGGTATGTGGTCACTGACTACGAGATGGACACCGGTAAGTTCTGGGCAATGGCAACATGGGATAATCCTGATGTCGGTGCATCCCCGTACCAGCGAAACTTTATCCTGCCAAATCCGGACAACCCGAACACCGGTCAGAACTTCCCGTTCTTCATGGAGCCGTACTACCAGACGATGGTCTCGCGTCTCCACAATTTTGATGGTTCGATGACCAAGCCGGGGCAGGTGCACTATATTCAGTACATGAAGCCAGAGTACTCCAAGACGAGTGACCCGGTGATTGTCAACGGATCACAGATGACATACGATGCAGGGGCTGCAATGCTGGAGAGTTCGAAGTCTACAGTAGGTCCGGAGTATGAGACTGCGCTTGTAAACTATATTTACACTGAACCGGTCTCAACAGTTCCAGCTCTTCAGCATTACCGGCTTGTTCATGAGTCTCCTACGCGGGCATCTCCGGAAGGCCTTCCTGATGTCAGGTACGTCAAGGTCTTCGAGTATGTTCCCGGGGCAGTTATTCATGGCGAAGGTATCATCGAGATCCCGGTAAAAACCAACACCGGACGGACATTTGTATACAAGCAGGAGAGTGTCAACGGTACGTTCACGGTACCATATCCGACCAACACTAAAGTTGGAGATGTGACAACCCAAGGCCCATACCGTATATCCTCTACCGGAAAAGAGTATCAGGTGACTGATGATCAGATCCTCTCCGGATCTGTTGTCTCATGATATCAGGAATCCTTAAGTGATCTGAAGAGAAGGAAGGGAGCATGAACACGGTACTGGAGATTGGATCCCCTGTGCGGTATCCCCGGACAGGAACTACCGGAACAATTGTACGGATTGAAGAGAGAAGCGGGCATTCATTCGTGGAGCTTGACAGCACGGGAATGCTCTACCGGACAGATATGCTTGTGCCTGCAATTCTTTCGCAAAAGACGATCAAGAAGGAAGACCTGAATGAGGAACTCAGGCAGGTTGAGAAGGAACGGTCAGATCCCCGCGAACAATCATTCCAGGAGATGCCCAATCTTGATAGCGCATGTAACGGGGCTGGATAATCGTCTTCCGTCTCCAAATTTTTCCGTTGTGTTTTGGAACATCACTTAAATCCGGGCATCTGTAGTATGCTCACGTATAAGTACCAATCTGTTCAAATAGGTAAGGAGGTTTGATTACTGGTGCCAGAAGAAATAATACCGAGTACAAATATCGGCGTTGTCGGGCATGTGGATCATGGAAAGACCACACTCGTCAATGCACTCACAGGAGTCTGGACCGACCGGCATAGCGAGGAGATGAAACGGGGTATCTCCATCCGGCTCGGATATGCAGACGCTGTCTTTTACAAATGCAAAAAATGTCATGGACCTGAAGGATTCACCACCAAGCCTGAATGTCCACGATGCGGAGGAGAGGCTGAACCCGTTCGGGCAGTCTCTTTTGTGGACGCACCTGGTCACGAGACCCTGATGGCAACAATGCTCTCCGGGTCTGCCCTTATGGACGGGGCAATGCTTGTTATTTCAGCATCAGAACATTGTCCGCAACCCCAGACCAAAGAACATCTGATGGCACTGGAACTGGTCGGGATCAAGCGGATAGTTATCGTCCAGAATAAGATCGATGTGGTTACCCAGAAGGATGCTGTCCGGAATTACGAGGAGATTAAGGCATTTGTTAAAGGAACCATAGCAGAAAACGCACCAATCATTCCTGTGTCAGCCCAGAAAGATATCAATGTCTGGGCACTCCTTCAGGCCCTTGACGAGACCATCCCTGAACCGTCACGAAAACCAGAAGCAGATCCGATCATGCTGATCGCACGTTCTTTTGATGTAAATAAACCCGGATGCAGCTGGAAGGATGTCAAAGGAGGTGTGGTTGGAGGGTCACTCATACGGGGTGTCATAAACGATGGTGACGAGATCGAGATCAGGCCAGGCATTCAGAGTCTGGTTGAGAACAAGATCAGATGGGATTCAATCATCACCAAGGTGACTGAGATCCATAAAGGGCAGAAGAAGGTCCATATCGCAACCCCGGGTGGTCTTCTTGCCATCGGAACCAAACTTGATCCCGCCATTACCAAGAGTGATATGCTCTCCGGGCAGGTGCTCGGTCAGGTGGGGAAACTTCCACCGGTCTGGGACAAGATGTGGTTCTCAGTTCGGCTCATGGAGCGGGTTGTGGGAGCAAACAGCGAGCTCGATATCGAGCCTCTCAAGGCGCGAGAGCCTCTTATGCTCTCGGTTGGAACAGCCGTTACCGTAGGACTTGTCACTAGTACCAAGAAGGATGCTGCAGAGGTCACACTCAAGAGACCGGTCTGTGCTGAGGTTGGGTCACCGATCGCAATCAGCAGGCAGGTCGGAGGACGATGGCGTCTGATTGGGATGGGCACGCTGATCGAGTGACCGTTCTGATCGATACAAATGCGTTTCTAATGACCTCCCAGTTCAGAATTGATCTGCTTGAAGAGCTGAAATGGATGATGGGGGTCATGCAACCATGCGTTCCGGATGTTGTAGTCCGTGAACTTGAAGGCCTTGCACGCGGCAGGGGCAATGATGCATCTGCTGCCCGTCTCGGCCTTCGGTTTGCACAGTTATGTACGGTGGTGCCGATGGACGGAAACGAAGGTGAGTCGGTTGATGACCAGATCCTTTCGTTTGCTAAGAGAGAACGATGCAGGGTTGTGACCAATGACCGCGATCTCAGGAACCGTCTGTTGGATGAAGGTTTAGAAGTAATTTCACTGAAAGGGAAGCAAAAGCTCGAGATCATCAGGAGATAGAGATGTATTACAGACTGAAGATGGTTGATAAGGTCAGGGTTCCGCCAAACCGGCTTGGCGAGGATCTGGAGACTGTAATTCTGGATGTGCTTCAGGAACAGCTTGAGGGGAGTATTGACAAGGAGATCGGTATCTTCATTGCTGTGACCAGAGTTACCCGGATTGGGGAAGGAGAGATGATCCCTGGTGATGGTGCGGTCTTTTATGATGTAGACTTTGAAGGTCTTGCGATCAGGCTTACTCTGCAGGAGATCATTGAGGGCATTGTTGTTGAGACGACTAGTTTTGGTGCGTTCATCAGCCTTGGCCCGATTGATGCGATGCTTCACGTCAGCCAGATCTCTGATGAATACATCAGTTATGATGAGAAGAACTCGCAGCTCATCTGTCAGGACTCCGGGCGACATATCGGGGTCGGGGATGTTGTCAGGGCCCGTGTTGTCACGCTCTCCCTGAGCGAACGTGAGCCACGTGAGAGTAAGATCGGTCTTACTATGCGTCAGGCAGGTCTTGGAAGCCTTGTATGGCTTGATGAAGATATGAAGGCTGAGCAGAAAGAGAAAGAGAACAGCGGGGCGGTCTGATCATGGCTGCAACCAAGAAGAAACAACTTTCTGTATGCCGTGAATGTCACCGGGTTGTCGAAGGGGCTTCCTGTTCGATCTGCGGTACAAACAATCTCACCACCGACTGGACCGGGTATCTGGTTATTATCGATCCCGAACATAGCGATGTTGCTAAACGAATGAATATCACCCTTCCCGGGAGATATGCGCTTAAGGTCCGCTGATGTTAAAACTCCCCGAAGATCAGCGACACCTGTTCACGCGACCTTTTGGCACCCTCTACCCCTCTCTTGATCCGGTTCTCCCGCTTCTTGCTGGAAGACTCTTTTTCAGTGTGGGTGACGTGGTAACCGAGCATCTTCTTCAGGCAGGGTATCCTCCGGTGATTGCGATCATCGATGGTCAGACCATGAGGCGTCCCCATGATGGCGTAACTATTCCTGAGTATCAGATCATCAATGTGAAAAATCCTGCAGGATGCATTAGTACAGATCTTGTACAGGCAACCCAACGAGCAGTGAACGCTGGAAGAATCGTGATACAGGTTGCAGGTGAGGAAGATCTTGCTGTCCTCCCTCTTGCTCTTGCCTCCCCGAACGGCTCCCTGATCCTGTATGGCCAACCCGGAGAAGGGGTTGTAGTTCTGGAGATCTCACCTGATATCCGTGAGCAGGCAGGAATTTTTCTTGAAAAATTTGAGAGTGTCCCCGAATCTTCCTGACCGCGCAGGTATATATTTGATAACCGCATACCAATAGAGGATCTCTATGGAGATTTCTATCACTTCTGATAAACAGAATGAACTCCTCTCACGAAGAGAACTTGAGTTCACTCTCAATTATACCGGTGCAACACCATCGCGGAAGCTGGTTCAGGCCAAGCTTGCTGCAATGATGAATGCAGGAAAGGATCAGGTTGTTCTTGATTCAATGAAATGCCGGTTTGGAATAAGTGTTCTGAGGGGGTCCGCCCGGGTGTACCAGAACAAGGATGACCTGGTGAAACTTGAACGCGGGTATCTCATGACCCGCGGAGGGGTAGCTGAGGAAGTCTTTGGTGCTCAGGATGCGCCGTCTGAGGACGCTGCGGAGGCATCTTAAGGAGGTTGAAGTATGGCAGCAAAAGGTAAGAAAGAGAAGACATCTGTCAAGCGTTCTGCATACTTCACCGTAAGCGGAAAGACTGCAACCCCGTCACGCCGGTACTGCCCACGCTGTGGTCCAGGTGTCTTTATGGGCGAGCACAAGGATCGCGCAAGCTGCGGCAAGTGCGGATACACCGAGTTTAAGAACAAAGCCTGATGCAGAAATCAGGCCCAGTGCTTGGGATCGAAGGTACTGCCTGGAATCTCAGCGCTGCTGTTTTTGATGACGATCTCATTACCCTGAAGTCAAAGCCCTATAAGCCGGTTCAGGGAGGGATCCATCCACGTGAGGCAGCTCAACATCACGCTGCAGAGATCGGCGGTTTGATCAGTTCTGTTCTTAATGAGAGCCCACGTCCGGTAGCAGTCGCGTTTTCTCAAGGTCCCGGGCTTGGCCCCTGCCTGCGGATTGTCGGAACTGCCGCCCGTGCCCTTGCATTGTCACTGAATGTTCCCCTGATTGGGGTGAACCATTGTGTGGCGCATGTTGAGATCGGCAAATTTGCGTCAGGATTTGAGGATCCGATCGTACTGTACGCAAGTGGTGCAAACACACAGGTCCTCGGGTACCTGAACAACCGTTATCGTATCTTTGGCGAGACCCTCGATATTGGAATTGGTAATGCAATCGACAAGTTTGCCCGGAGTAAAGGGCTCTCCCATCCTGGTGGTCCGCAGATAGAGAAACTTGCCAGGGACGGGTCGTACATCCCTCTTCCCTATACGGTGAAAGGGATGGATCTGGCCTTCTCGGGTCTTATCAGTGCGGCTAAAGATTCAGCCGAGCCGATCGCTGACATCTGTCACAGTCTGCAGGAGACCGCCTTTGCCATGTGTGTGGAAGTGACTGAACGGGCTCTTTCACAGACCGGGAAGGATGAGATGATCCTTGTCGGAGGGGTTGGTGCAAATCGTCGTCTCCAGGAGATGCTCCACCTCATGTGTGAGGCGAGGGGAGCTTCATTTGCAGTTCCTGATATACAGTTCATAGGTGACAACGGGGCGATGATCGCATACACCGGGCGGCTCATGCTTGAGAATGGATCAGTTCTGCAGGTGAAGGATTCGCGGGTCAATCCATCATTCCGTGCAGATCAGGTTCAGGTCACCTGGCGAAATGCAAACCTGGCAAAGAACCCGCCCCTGGTGTCTGACGGTGTTGGTCTCATCAGGGGTGCAGAGGCCGTTGTTGAGATTGATAACCAATCAGTAACAAAACGGCGGGTGGGTAAAAAGTACCGGCATCCTGATCTGGATCATCGTCTGATATCTGAACGAACAAGAGCAGAAGCCAGGCTGATTGCCGAAGCACGGAGATTCGGGGTTCCTACTCCGGTAATGAGTGACATTTCTGCAGATACCATCGTTATGGAAAGGATCGGTGGAATAAAACTAAAAGATGCCCTTTCTCCTGTGTCTCTTATGGAGGCTGGTCGCAT
This window encodes:
- a CDS encoding 30S ribosomal protein S27ae, which produces MAAKGKKEKTSVKRSAYFTVSGKTATPSRRYCPRCGPGVFMGEHKDRASCGKCGYTEFKNKA
- a CDS encoding GDP-mannose 4,6-dehydratase, with product MEWDDIHVLITGVSGFVGSYLARDLVDNGACVYGLVRRRADGTIPKNISHKKIEKAINFVEGSLEDLSGLTHAIDTAEPDYIFHLAAQSFVPRSISHPLETAQINCIGTINLLEAVRQKEVDPVILFAGTSEEYGLVISSEEQHESLKQKYGTIFPEPVRIPELPISESNPFRPMSPYAASKVYGEILFRNYYLTYGLKGMVSRSFNHEGAGRGDQFVTSVITRQVTQLKCGEIDQISIGNVNACRDWSHIDDIIDGYQIVARKGQHGDVYNVGSNRTTSVLSYILMSIEASGHKVQEISTSHSGKIVNDPLEPDTSRVFGVEFEKPRIDQMILTDEISFDIEDGGILVRTDGPDIRIRFDPARFRPSEVPILFSDISKVKKLGYQVRYQVRDIIRDQMNFFMDSKNRCLLTCSDDENRSQEKTI
- a CDS encoding 30S ribosomal protein S24e — translated: MEISITSDKQNELLSRRELEFTLNYTGATPSRKLVQAKLAAMMNAGKDQVVLDSMKCRFGISVLRGSARVYQNKDDLVKLERGYLMTRGGVAEEVFGAQDAPSEDAAEAS
- a CDS encoding GTP-dependent dephospho-CoA kinase family protein yields the protein MLKLPEDQRHLFTRPFGTLYPSLDPVLPLLAGRLFFSVGDVVTEHLLQAGYPPVIAIIDGQTMRRPHDGVTIPEYQIINVKNPAGCISTDLVQATQRAVNAGRIVIQVAGEEDLAVLPLALASPNGSLILYGQPGEGVVVLEISPDIREQAGIFLEKFESVPESS
- a CDS encoding nucleotide-binding protein, encoding MTVLIDTNAFLMTSQFRIDLLEELKWMMGVMQPCVPDVVVRELEGLARGRGNDASAARLGLRFAQLCTVVPMDGNEGESVDDQILSFAKRERCRVVTNDRDLRNRLLDEGLEVISLKGKQKLEIIRR
- a CDS encoding oligosaccharyl transferase, archaeosortase A system-associated, whose translation is MNPINFRQPRVLLIGGALALISLFSLLIRIIPVFSGNTDILSNVGMDDPTYQLRRVELCMENFPSIAWFDPMTYFPQGQPMHWGPLFPLISSAVCLVLGAHARPDIISVCLLIPCVMAAILVPVVFFLVRMIADWKAGLVAGFFIAICPGQFFFRSYYGYFDHHIGEVLFSTLFCLGYLGAVVYCRKHPVDIADKETWKTPAILGLICGILYVLGLALMPTMILFALLVGMFTPIWFIIQRYIGHLGASAVVVNTVTFLVAIIGFLIIGVHGEGGLNYYTTGHLVAYSLIILGTWILFGFSWALRERPFSHYILSLVGVSVLGIGLFALLSPELFNYLLANANAFFGQEIHWKTIQEARPWTFDDAWRTFQYSLILFVIGIGVLLNKLRKELCPSYVFILIWSLVVLYATMQHIRYEYYLAVPAAILGGISVGYGIDLVRRSSHSQVKEEPPAHSKGGKHRESQPPKRSGSVSVSTGSMIFLVVVILLGALFTYNSIGRDLAIGQFTLNPDWREATGWMENNTPDPGVDYFTIYQKDAWQPPAQAYGVMSWWDYGHIITYLAKRMPNANPFQYGVAGDYGAARFFITTNESVASGILDHLKTRYVVTDYEMDTGKFWAMATWDNPDVGASPYQRNFILPNPDNPNTGQNFPFFMEPYYQTMVSRLHNFDGSMTKPGQVHYIQYMKPEYSKTSDPVIVNGSQMTYDAGAAMLESSKSTVGPEYETALVNYIYTEPVSTVPALQHYRLVHESPTRASPEGLPDVRYVKVFEYVPGAVIHGEGIIEIPVKTNTGRTFVYKQESVNGTFTVPYPTNTKVGDVTTQGPYRISSTGKEYQVTDDQILSGSVVS
- the eif2g gene encoding translation initiation factor IF-2 subunit gamma; protein product: MPEEIIPSTNIGVVGHVDHGKTTLVNALTGVWTDRHSEEMKRGISIRLGYADAVFYKCKKCHGPEGFTTKPECPRCGGEAEPVRAVSFVDAPGHETLMATMLSGSALMDGAMLVISASEHCPQPQTKEHLMALELVGIKRIVIVQNKIDVVTQKDAVRNYEEIKAFVKGTIAENAPIIPVSAQKDINVWALLQALDETIPEPSRKPEADPIMLIARSFDVNKPGCSWKDVKGGVVGGSLIRGVINDGDEIEIRPGIQSLVENKIRWDSIITKVTEIHKGQKKVHIATPGGLLAIGTKLDPAITKSDMLSGQVLGQVGKLPPVWDKMWFSVRLMERVVGANSELDIEPLKAREPLMLSVGTAVTVGLVTSTKKDAAEVTLKRPVCAEVGSPIAISRQVGGRWRLIGMGTLIE
- a CDS encoding glycosyltransferase, yielding MIEKSVMIVGPSPRFLSGISYYTLRLSNALADHNKVTSILFRHMLPQRLFPGWKRVGTDLTSMKFSGIIRLLEILDWYNPSTWIKASNEFRNADVIILEWWTSSVAHMYLSLLLLNRTKKPVMIEFHEVVDPLEFSVGPIRVYARVMGRLIRRMACRYVVHSEHDRQLIASHYRIPEYKIGVIPHGLYDQYPVLDHDNSKRSLMAEGCFVFLFFGLIRPYKGVIHLIHAFEMLPDTVRDHSLLYIVGEAWEDHASLDAVSRSPAKDRIRLLNKYASDDEIPLYFSAADVLVLPYTRASQSGVAHIGISYGLPIIASQVGGLSESLSGYDGSTLVQSGDENELTRVMEHTFSLGFQRYQVPVDLRWDSIATKYDAEIFSMLNRVRT
- a CDS encoding glycosyltransferase, with protein sequence MKIAILSCLDFSIPGGAERFFIDMALALDATIVCLSYAPSLGDCYPLTKKVKFHPLNVSLPDEPLKQPAGMRLFRSLNLEYDFYIVTDDMALRFLTCNALHCYVMLTPRRALYDMYYQTIADLPMAKRLIYVPVLSVFRFLDRRFVRKHVTHIAAISHNVRNRVWKTYQKEAHVLYPPIHLENYKNLGYGDYWLSVSRVDKWKRIELQIEAFREMPDKKLKIAGRIYPAFEYLVTSAPPNVDFLGVVSDHDLITLYGTCRGFLTTAIDEDYGLTPLEAMACGKPVVAAKEGGYLETVIDKHTGLLVSPDPHSISEAIIQIDKNPELYAEASRTQAERFDYKLFKEQLSTYVHTLTGA
- a CDS encoding DNA-directed RNA polymerase, with protein sequence MYYRLKMVDKVRVPPNRLGEDLETVILDVLQEQLEGSIDKEIGIFIAVTRVTRIGEGEMIPGDGAVFYDVDFEGLAIRLTLQEIIEGIVVETTSFGAFISLGPIDAMLHVSQISDEYISYDEKNSQLICQDSGRHIGVGDVVRARVVTLSLSEREPRESKIGLTMRQAGLGSLVWLDEDMKAEQKEKENSGAV
- the spt4 gene encoding transcription elongation factor subunit Spt4, producing the protein MAATKKKQLSVCRECHRVVEGASCSICGTNNLTTDWTGYLVIIDPEHSDVAKRMNITLPGRYALKVR
- a CDS encoding DUF2098 domain-containing protein, encoding MNTVLEIGSPVRYPRTGTTGTIVRIEERSGHSFVELDSTGMLYRTDMLVPAILSQKTIKKEDLNEELRQVEKERSDPREQSFQEMPNLDSACNGAG